The genomic interval CAAATTTAAAAGCTTGTCACGCTGCGAATATGCTTGCATTTCTGGCAGCTGTTTTAAAACACGATAATGATGAAAAAACGCATAATCTGCTCGGTCTTTATTTGACGAAATTTTATATGCCGTCATTTAGAGCGCTCGCAAACACTTTGCAAACTGAGGCAAAAAGCGATTATTATAAAGCATTCGGCTGGTTTTTAGCTGATTTTAATAAAATGATAAAAGATAGTTTAGGACTTAAAATTTGACGTTTTGGAATGAAATTTACGCGCATTTTGATCCCGTAGCTTTCAGCATTTTTGGACTTAAAGTGCATTGGTATGGGCTTATGTATGTGCTTGCGCTTCTGGTTGCACTTTATATGGCGAAATTTTTCGTTAAAAAAGACCGCTTGAAATTCAGTAATCAAGTGCTTGAAAATTATTTTATCTGGGTTGAAATCGGCGTTATTTTGGGTGCAAGATTCGGTTATATTTTGATATATTCAAATGCACAAATTTTTTATTTAACGCATCCTTGGGAAATTTTTAATCCTTTTTATAATGGAAAATTCGTAGGAATTAGCGGTATGAGTTATCACGGCGCCGTTATCGGTTTCATAATTGCTACTATTTTATTTTGTCGCAAAAAGAGACAAAATTTATGGTCTTTGCTTGATTTATGTGCCTTAAGTATTCCTTTAGGATATTTTTTCGGACGAATCGGAAATTTTTTAAATCAAGAACTTTTTGGGCGCATAACAGACGTTTCCTGGGGAATTTTGGTAAATGGCGAACTTCGTCATCCAAGCCAACTTTATGAAGCTTGTCTTGAAGGAATTACAATATTTTTGATACTGTATTTTTATAGAAAATATAAAAAATTTGACGGTGAGCTTATTTGCGTTTATGTGATTTTATATGCTATATTTAGATTTTTGACAGAATTCTTAAGAGAAGCTGATGTACAAATAGGATATTTTAGTTTTGGTTTAAGTTTGGGGCAAATTCTGTCTGTTTTTATGCTTATTCTTGGTTTTTCGGCTTATATTAAATTATTAAAAAATTCTCAAACTGAACAAAAATTTAACCAAAACAAAAGCTAAATCATTTTAAAATTACTTGTTTGAAAAAAACTAAAATTCAATATATGGAGGACCTAATGGTTGATCGAATTGAAGGTTTTTTGGGCGTCAGTTCAGATGTCAAAAAGAGTAAGATTCCTGCGTTGCAAGATAGATGGCAAAGCATAACCGGCTTAATTTTAGCGCTGTTTATGGTATGCCATATGCTATTTACCGGTAGTATTCTTATAGGTAAAGACGCTTATGAAGGAGTTGTAAGTTTTGCCGAACCGTTTGGCATTCACCAAATAACAAATATTGTCGCGTTTGTTATTTTGATTATTTTTATGATTCACGGCTTTTTGGCGATGAGAAAATTTCCAAGCAACTATAAAGCTTATTTAGCTTTTAAAGCTCACAAAATTCGTATGAAGCATTGCGATACAACACTTTGGTGGTTTCAATTCTGGACAGGATTTTTGTTGTTTTTCTTCGCCAGTGCCCACATTATAGCTATCGTTTTTGGAGATAAAATTTCAGCCGATCTTTCAATAACAAGATTTGCCGATCTTCATCTGTTTTATTTTGTTTTGCTTATTTTTGTTGTTACGCACGCAAGCATAGGCTGTTATAGACTTTATGTTAAATGGATAAGTATAGACGGAAAAGAGGATGAAAGAAAAGCAAAAAGACAAACCGTTAAAAAGATTATTTTTGCAGTTTGGGGTATTTTATTTATTTTATCTATAATTGCAGATATAAAATGGATAAGTTTATAAATTTAAGGGGTAATGAAATATGAATATAATATATTGCGATTCATTGATTATCGGTGGCGGAATTGCCGGCTTAAGGGCCGCTATGGCTGCTGCAGATAAAGGAAACAGCACAATAGTTTTAAGTTTATGCCCGGTTCGTCGTTCGCATTCAGCCGCTGCACAAGGCGGTATGCAAGCAAGTCTTGCCAATCCTATAATGGGCAAGGGCGATAATGAGGATGTGCATTTTGCGGATACGGTAAAAGGAAGCGATTGGGGTTGTGACCAAAAAGTAGCCAGAATGTATTGTCAAGTAGCACCAAAAGCTGTAAGAGAGCTTGCAAGTTTCGGCGTTCCTTGGACTAGAATCACAAAAGGCGAGCGAACTGTTGTAATAAATGCTCAAAAAACAAAAATTGTAGAAAGAGATGAAACTCACGGTTTAATCAATAGCAGAAATTTCGGTGGAACAAAAAAATGGAGAACCTGTTTTTCAGCTGATGTTACAGGTCACGTTATACTTTACGGTGTAGCAAATGAGTGCGCTAAAAGGCATGTGGATGTTAGAGATAGAAAAGAAGCAATTGCTTTAATTCATAAAAACAATCGATGTTACGGTGCAATTGTGCGTGATTTGATTGATGGAAGTATATCGGCTTACGTTGCAAGAGGCACACTTATAGCAACAGGCGGATATGGTAGAATTTACAAACATACAACAAATGCCGTAAATTGTGAAGGAACCGGAGCTGCAATAGCGCTTGAAACAGGCGTGGCACAACTTGGAAATATGGAAGCTGTTCAATTTCACCCTACACCAATCGTTCCAAGTGGAATTTTACTTACTGAAGGATGTCGTGGAGATGGCGGAATTTTAAGAGATGTTGATGGATACCGCTTTATGCCGGATTACGAGCCTGAAAAAAAAGAACTTGCAAGCCGTGATGTTGTAAGTCGTCGTATAATGGAACACATAAGAAATGGAAAAGGCGTAAAAAGCCCTTATGGTGAGCACGTTTGGCTTGATATTTCTATTTTAGGAAGAGAACATATCGAGAAAAATTTACGTGATGTTCAAGATATCTGTAAAACATTCAACGGTATAGATCCTGCTGATGAAGGTCCGAAAGGTTGGGCGCCTGTTCTTCCTATGCAACACTATTCAATGGGCGGAATTCGCGTTAAACCTACAGGCGAAAGTCAAAAACTTTCAGGTTTATTTAGTTGTGGTGAAGCTGCTTGCTGGGATTTGCACGGTTTTAACAGACTTGGCGGAAACTCATGCGGCGAAACGGCTGTCAGCGGAATGATTGTGGGAAATTATTTTGCTGATTATTGCAAATCTCACGAATTGGATATTGAAACAGAGCTTATTAAAAAATTTGTAGAAAAAGAAGAAAAATATATAGATGAAATTTTAGCAAAAGACGGAAAATATAATGTTTATGAAATTAAAAATAAAATGAAAGAGATTATGTGGGAACACGTAGCTATTTTCCGTACCGGAGAAGGTTTGCAAAAAGCTGTTGACGAACTTGAAAAACTTCTTAACGAGTGCAAAAATATCAAAGTTGAAAATAAAGAGAAATTCGGCAATCCTGAACTTGAAGATGCATATCGCACACCAAAAATGATTAAAATTGCACTTTGCGTGGCTTACGGCGCTCTTTTAAGAAAAGAGAGCAGAGGCGCTCATTATCGTGAAGATTTCCCGAAAAGAGATGATGCAAATTGGCTAAAAAGAACACTTGCAGAGTGGCATGAGGGCGATACATTGCCTACTATCATTTATGAAGATCTTGATATAATGCAAATGGAAATGCCGCCTGCATTCCGCGGATATGGTGCTAAAGGAAACACAATAGAAAATCCGAAAAGCGAAATTCGCCAAAAAGAAGTTGATGAAATTCGTGAGAAAATGCAAAGCGAAAACAAATCAAGATATGAAATTCAAGACGCTTTAATGCATTATGAACTTCAACCTGAATATAAAAAACCAAATCAAAGAGTAGGAGTTGGTGATGAGTAGAAAAATTACAATAAAAGCATTTAAATATAATCCGCTCAGCAAAATTTCAAAACCGCATTTTGCTACTTATGAGCTTGAAGAAACTGACGGAATGACTATTTTTATTGCACTTAATTATATAAGAGAACATTTGGATCCAAGTTTGAGTTTTGATTTTGTATGTAGGGCCGGAATTTGCGGAAGTTGCGCTATGGTGATAAACGGCACACCGAAACTTGCGTGTCGTACACTTACTAAAGATTATCCTGATGGCGTAATCGAGCTTATGCCTCTTCCTGTTTTTAAACTTATAAAAGATTTGAGCGTAAATACAGGTGAGTGGATGGCACATATGAACGAAAGAGTTGAAAGCTGGGTTCATTCGGATAAAAAAGTGGATATTTCGCGAATAGAAGAGCCTGTTGAACCGAGTTCAGCTGAAGAAACTTTTGAACTTGATCGCTGCATAGAGTGCGGTATCTGCGTGGCAAGTTGCGGAACTGCTGTAATGAGAAAAGATTTTGTAGGCGCTGTAGGCTTAAATAGAATTGCAAGATTCAAAGTCGATGCGCACGATCAAAGAACCGACGATGATTTTTACGAATTGGTCGGTGATGATAACGGCGTATTTGGCTGCATGAGTTTATTGGGTTGTGAAGACAATTGTCCTAAACACCTTCCTCTTCAAAGTAAAATCGCTTACGTCCGTCGCAAACTTGCTACTGCAAACGGCAATAAAAAATAATAATAAGCGGGAATTTTTCCCGCTTACTTTTAATTCAAACTAAAATTTCATCAAAAAATTTATAACACTAAACGTTCAACTAAAATTTAAAAGTGCGCCGCTTTGTATATTTTTTCATTTTTAAAACCATATAGTTTTTAAATTTCAACTATCAATTTAAAATTAAAAATTTTTTGCATTTAACTTAAATTTTTAGACATTTGCGTTTATATATTTTTAATTAAAAAATCTCTTTTAAAAGTATAAATAACTTATTTTAAAAAGATGAAAATAATAAATAAAAACTATCGAAATTTCAGAACTTAACTTTTAAAATTTCGAAATCTTTAAATGAAATTTCGATAAACTTAAATATTATTTTTTATAAAAGGC from Campylobacter hominis ATCC BAA-381 carries:
- a CDS encoding fumarate reductase iron-sulfur subunit yields the protein MSRKITIKAFKYNPLSKISKPHFATYELEETDGMTIFIALNYIREHLDPSLSFDFVCRAGICGSCAMVINGTPKLACRTLTKDYPDGVIELMPLPVFKLIKDLSVNTGEWMAHMNERVESWVHSDKKVDISRIEEPVEPSSAEETFELDRCIECGICVASCGTAVMRKDFVGAVGLNRIARFKVDAHDQRTDDDFYELVGDDNGVFGCMSLLGCEDNCPKHLPLQSKIAYVRRKLATANGNKK
- the lgt gene encoding prolipoprotein diacylglyceryl transferase, whose product is MTFWNEIYAHFDPVAFSIFGLKVHWYGLMYVLALLVALYMAKFFVKKDRLKFSNQVLENYFIWVEIGVILGARFGYILIYSNAQIFYLTHPWEIFNPFYNGKFVGISGMSYHGAVIGFIIATILFCRKKRQNLWSLLDLCALSIPLGYFFGRIGNFLNQELFGRITDVSWGILVNGELRHPSQLYEACLEGITIFLILYFYRKYKKFDGELICVYVILYAIFRFLTEFLREADVQIGYFSFGLSLGQILSVFMLILGFSAYIKLLKNSQTEQKFNQNKS
- a CDS encoding fumarate reductase cytochrome b subunit → MVDRIEGFLGVSSDVKKSKIPALQDRWQSITGLILALFMVCHMLFTGSILIGKDAYEGVVSFAEPFGIHQITNIVAFVILIIFMIHGFLAMRKFPSNYKAYLAFKAHKIRMKHCDTTLWWFQFWTGFLLFFFASAHIIAIVFGDKISADLSITRFADLHLFYFVLLIFVVTHASIGCYRLYVKWISIDGKEDERKAKRQTVKKIIFAVWGILFILSIIADIKWISL
- a CDS encoding fumarate reductase flavoprotein subunit, whose translation is MNIIYCDSLIIGGGIAGLRAAMAAADKGNSTIVLSLCPVRRSHSAAAQGGMQASLANPIMGKGDNEDVHFADTVKGSDWGCDQKVARMYCQVAPKAVRELASFGVPWTRITKGERTVVINAQKTKIVERDETHGLINSRNFGGTKKWRTCFSADVTGHVILYGVANECAKRHVDVRDRKEAIALIHKNNRCYGAIVRDLIDGSISAYVARGTLIATGGYGRIYKHTTNAVNCEGTGAAIALETGVAQLGNMEAVQFHPTPIVPSGILLTEGCRGDGGILRDVDGYRFMPDYEPEKKELASRDVVSRRIMEHIRNGKGVKSPYGEHVWLDISILGREHIEKNLRDVQDICKTFNGIDPADEGPKGWAPVLPMQHYSMGGIRVKPTGESQKLSGLFSCGEAACWDLHGFNRLGGNSCGETAVSGMIVGNYFADYCKSHELDIETELIKKFVEKEEKYIDEILAKDGKYNVYEIKNKMKEIMWEHVAIFRTGEGLQKAVDELEKLLNECKNIKVENKEKFGNPELEDAYRTPKMIKIALCVAYGALLRKESRGAHYREDFPKRDDANWLKRTLAEWHEGDTLPTIIYEDLDIMQMEMPPAFRGYGAKGNTIENPKSEIRQKEVDEIREKMQSENKSRYEIQDALMHYELQPEYKKPNQRVGVGDE